A single Agrococcus sp. ARC_14 DNA region contains:
- a CDS encoding DUF1788 domain-containing protein, producing MTPHELTRQEEHLFSVLSGQRFLKMEGLSNEVPFFIYPYEPEHALDVAQAKKRVKNRLANKGIEVREINIYDLSVEVLKERGDWDEVLEVEPELDKAEFTEMLQSMLNPQQHLAPAIRAKLADGGFDIVFLTGIGEVFPYIRSHNVLNNLQSVVVGRPMLMFFPGRYEQSDALGSSLVLFGRLKDDQYYRAKNILEQEP from the coding sequence GTGACACCACATGAACTCACTCGCCAAGAGGAGCACTTGTTCTCGGTGCTGAGCGGTCAGCGCTTCTTGAAGATGGAGGGACTGTCGAACGAAGTTCCGTTCTTCATCTATCCCTACGAGCCCGAGCACGCACTCGACGTGGCGCAGGCCAAGAAACGAGTCAAGAATCGGCTGGCCAACAAAGGCATCGAGGTCCGCGAGATCAACATCTACGACCTGTCGGTCGAGGTACTCAAGGAGCGCGGCGACTGGGATGAAGTCCTCGAAGTGGAGCCCGAGCTGGATAAGGCCGAGTTCACCGAAATGCTGCAGTCCATGCTCAACCCGCAGCAGCATCTCGCTCCAGCCATCAGAGCGAAGCTTGCGGATGGCGGTTTCGACATCGTGTTCCTGACGGGGATCGGCGAAGTCTTCCCCTACATCCGCTCCCACAACGTGCTCAACAACTTGCAGAGCGTCGTGGTAGGCCGACCCATGCTCATGTTCTTTCCCGGCCGCTATGAGCAGTCCGACGCCCTCGGCTCATCGCTAGTGCTGTTCGGCAGGTTGAA
- a CDS encoding DUF1819 family protein codes for MSGTSQTDGRYALSFTSGALLTREAVIAVPLYLDVRDWRIVRDQLRAENLLQARTASSGFRLAREVAQRLAVLTDAELELLRDASPSERDHLMWVAACRRYAVIGDFAEEVLRERFLLLTPSLSYEDFDSFVRRKALWHPELAEVKDSTLQKLRSTVFRMLTEAGLLIGGEVVNAPLSERVRDALDAQTPSDVRFLPTRDRKEVPR; via the coding sequence ATGAGCGGCACATCCCAGACGGACGGCCGATACGCGCTGTCGTTCACCAGCGGTGCCCTCCTGACGCGGGAGGCCGTGATCGCTGTGCCGCTCTACCTGGACGTTCGTGACTGGCGCATTGTCCGTGACCAACTCCGCGCGGAGAATCTGCTCCAGGCGAGAACGGCCTCGTCGGGGTTCCGGCTGGCGCGCGAGGTCGCGCAGCGCTTGGCGGTGCTCACAGATGCGGAGCTGGAGTTGCTGCGAGATGCGAGCCCCAGCGAGCGCGACCATCTGATGTGGGTCGCGGCCTGTCGCCGCTACGCCGTGATTGGTGACTTCGCCGAGGAGGTCCTGCGCGAACGATTCCTCTTGCTCACCCCCTCGCTGAGCTACGAGGACTTCGACAGCTTCGTTCGGAGGAAAGCGCTGTGGCATCCGGAGCTCGCTGAAGTGAAGGACTCAACGTTGCAGAAGCTCCGCTCGACCGTGTTCAGGATGCTGACCGAAGCCGGTCTTCTCATCGGCGGTGAGGTTGTGAACGCGCCGCTGTCTGAGCGTGTCCGAGACGCGCTCGACGCACAGACGCCGAGCGATGTGCGGTTCCTCCCGACCCGCGACCGCAAGGAGGTCCCACGGTGA
- a CDS encoding helix-turn-helix domain-containing protein, whose product MSEPWLSADDIAAHLGITKDTVYTWIAEKGMPAHKVGRLWKFQASEIDDWVRRGGAASSSESSPPG is encoded by the coding sequence GTGTCTGAGCCGTGGCTGTCCGCAGACGACATCGCCGCCCACCTCGGCATCACCAAAGACACCGTCTACACGTGGATCGCCGAGAAGGGCATGCCCGCACACAAGGTCGGCCGCCTCTGGAAGTTCCAAGCCAGCGAGATAGACGACTGGGTGCGCCGAGGCGGTGCTGCCTCCTCCTCCGAGAGTTCCCCGCCAGGGTGA
- a CDS encoding alpha/beta hydrolase: MSSRLALGAGIAAAAAVATGWVIARRLTAPVCPRTFDLTIRGIEHDDDGTQQIVLDRSANTTAGGIYSLWFDGGGWAQLSAAVLERGPTRIARTVTGASPGLSLAAGERVSWSGIHFATPADAGLNARDITIDTPAGRCPAWRIDGDPSTWAIHIHGLGSTRAGTLRGVLAATELGYTSLVVTYRNTDEGPRVGNGRSTLGYFETADVDEALGYAARRGAQQIVLFGWSMGAAIALRLAARPRHHGLITALVLDSPVLNWTETIKANCARSGLPAAAGVLAVPWLTLRPLARMVGVPEPLPLRSFDWIARAAELTTPMLILHGAHDDSAPIGLSQVLQRQRPDLVTLETFDAGHTLTWNTDSARWRVAVTDWLATHLPT, from the coding sequence ATGAGCAGCCGCCTCGCCCTGGGGGCGGGGATCGCGGCGGCAGCTGCCGTGGCCACCGGTTGGGTCATCGCACGACGCCTGACCGCTCCCGTCTGCCCGCGCACGTTCGACCTGACCATCCGTGGAATCGAGCACGACGACGACGGGACTCAGCAGATCGTGCTCGATCGCAGCGCCAACACCACAGCCGGCGGCATCTACAGCCTCTGGTTCGACGGCGGTGGCTGGGCGCAGCTCTCCGCAGCGGTACTGGAACGCGGGCCAACCCGAATCGCACGAACTGTGACCGGCGCTTCGCCGGGGCTGAGTCTCGCGGCTGGTGAGCGCGTCTCGTGGAGCGGGATTCACTTCGCGACTCCGGCAGACGCCGGCCTCAACGCGCGCGACATCACCATCGACACGCCCGCAGGAAGGTGTCCAGCCTGGCGCATCGACGGCGACCCCTCGACGTGGGCGATCCACATCCACGGCCTCGGCAGCACCCGCGCTGGAACTCTCCGCGGCGTGCTCGCCGCAACCGAACTCGGCTACACCTCACTTGTCGTCACATACCGCAACACCGACGAAGGGCCGCGTGTAGGCAACGGCCGATCGACCCTCGGATACTTCGAGACGGCAGACGTTGACGAGGCCCTCGGATACGCCGCTCGACGAGGTGCTCAACAGATCGTCCTGTTCGGATGGTCAATGGGTGCCGCGATCGCGCTCCGGCTCGCCGCCAGACCTCGGCACCACGGCCTCATTACAGCGCTCGTGCTCGACTCACCAGTGCTCAACTGGACGGAGACGATCAAAGCCAACTGCGCCCGCAGCGGACTACCCGCGGCAGCGGGCGTCCTTGCCGTCCCGTGGCTCACCCTTCGCCCACTCGCACGCATGGTCGGTGTGCCTGAACCGCTCCCGCTCCGCTCATTCGACTGGATCGCTCGCGCCGCCGAGCTCACCACCCCGATGCTCATCCTTCACGGCGCACACGACGACTCCGCACCGATCGGGCTCTCACAGGTACTGCAACGCCAGCGTCCCGACCTCGTGACGCTAGAGACCTTCGATGCTGGTCACACCTTGACCTGGAACACCGACTCCGCCCGCTGGCGCGTCGCCGTCACCGACTGGCTCGCGACGCACCTTCCGACCTGA
- a CDS encoding MAB_1171c family putative transporter has translation MIQTLVATLMWVLVASLLIFRRNRADRSITYAALTIAVAMTLNVDAIYTATDPLLGRTNITTLVADALLMTGLFFLGRGVMKTGEYRPRLVRTAVSVPMLIVALLAITATFLFIDRGVTTTRFMSDLGAQPATATYSIINFTYAGLVVATMMVLAARQYRHSFGIQRLPAGLLSLGSAFGVALCLSVLTMDIAHVTGHLDFMRAVQPAYGPLSLLTFLFLCAGSATQPAVRRARHYLRRRRTAGLVTQLEPLWNEATLVRPGLSQADPLAANAEDPERRLHREIVEIRDAMIDPRVSFDISRAERTLLEHAESHLLGLDGVAASSPRTPNEESRS, from the coding sequence ATGATCCAGACGCTCGTCGCGACGCTCATGTGGGTGCTCGTGGCGAGCCTGCTCATCTTCCGCCGCAACCGCGCCGACCGGAGCATCACCTACGCCGCCCTCACCATCGCCGTCGCGATGACGCTGAACGTCGATGCCATCTACACCGCTACCGATCCACTCCTTGGCCGAACCAACATCACGACCCTGGTCGCGGACGCACTGCTGATGACCGGGCTGTTCTTCCTCGGCCGAGGAGTGATGAAGACCGGCGAGTACCGACCCCGGCTCGTCCGCACCGCCGTGAGCGTCCCCATGCTCATTGTCGCTCTGCTTGCGATCACTGCCACGTTCCTATTCATCGACCGCGGCGTGACCACGACCCGGTTCATGAGCGACCTCGGCGCACAGCCCGCAACAGCGACGTACTCGATCATCAACTTCACCTACGCCGGTCTCGTCGTCGCAACGATGATGGTTCTCGCTGCGCGACAGTATCGGCACAGTTTCGGGATTCAGCGTCTACCCGCAGGACTGTTGAGCCTCGGATCAGCGTTCGGCGTCGCCCTGTGCCTATCCGTGCTCACCATGGACATCGCCCACGTCACCGGCCACCTCGACTTCATGCGCGCCGTCCAGCCCGCTTACGGGCCGCTCTCTCTGCTCACTTTCTTGTTCCTGTGTGCTGGCTCCGCGACTCAGCCCGCCGTGCGCCGCGCCCGGCACTACCTGCGCCGGAGGCGCACCGCTGGCCTTGTGACACAGTTGGAACCACTCTGGAACGAGGCGACGTTGGTGCGACCTGGCCTGAGCCAAGCAGACCCGCTCGCCGCGAACGCGGAAGACCCGGAACGTCGTCTGCACCGAGAGATCGTCGAGATTCGCGACGCGATGATCGACCCGCGCGTTTCCTTCGACATCAGCAGAGCCGAGCGCACCCTGCTAGAGCACGCCGAGAGCCACCTCCTCGGACTCGACGGCGTCGCCGCATCGTCGCCACGAACGCCGAACGAGGAGAGCCGCTCATGA
- a CDS encoding ImmA/IrrE family metallo-endopeptidase produces the protein MASTLDARAARDAKLDELHEKLTAAVESLVTGDHWRQALAFAARFRSRSFNNTLLIWVQHQAAFDAGRVPEPFPTLVAGYRQWQGVGRQVVKGQAGYMIFAPVTGRFATTTPGDAGSWRRLGPREKPKAGEVVRSRMIGARPAYVWDASQTDGDPLPTLPSPVLLEGEAASGLWDGLAGQIRGAGFEVLWVPHEGMMSGANGLTDYKARTVAVRENMDPAAQVKTLAHELAHVLMHDPDDDDVRQHRGIREVEAESVALMIGAAHGMDTTGYTIPYVSTWAARVDGQEPANVVQATGERVRKTVLAILDQLDTPQVGDGTPPGLERDAAVRSPARPTQAATVSSLAESDRPSGVPVLAGREL, from the coding sequence ATGGCATCGACACTGGACGCCCGCGCCGCGCGCGACGCGAAGCTAGACGAGCTGCACGAGAAGCTGACCGCGGCGGTCGAGTCGCTGGTGACGGGCGACCACTGGCGGCAGGCGCTGGCCTTCGCAGCGCGTTTCCGCAGCCGATCATTCAACAACACGCTGCTGATCTGGGTGCAGCACCAGGCGGCATTCGACGCAGGCCGGGTGCCGGAACCGTTTCCGACTCTGGTCGCCGGCTACCGCCAGTGGCAGGGAGTCGGCCGACAGGTGGTGAAGGGCCAAGCCGGGTACATGATCTTCGCGCCGGTGACGGGTCGGTTTGCTACGACGACACCTGGCGATGCAGGCTCGTGGCGACGGTTGGGGCCGCGGGAGAAGCCGAAGGCGGGCGAGGTCGTGCGCTCGCGGATGATCGGCGCGCGACCCGCCTACGTGTGGGATGCATCCCAGACCGACGGCGACCCGCTGCCGACCCTGCCCTCGCCGGTATTGCTGGAAGGTGAGGCTGCATCTGGCCTGTGGGACGGGCTCGCGGGACAGATTCGCGGTGCAGGGTTCGAGGTGCTGTGGGTGCCGCACGAGGGGATGATGTCGGGGGCGAACGGCCTCACCGACTACAAGGCACGCACGGTCGCGGTCCGGGAGAACATGGACCCCGCCGCTCAGGTCAAGACACTCGCGCACGAGCTGGCGCACGTGCTGATGCACGATCCCGACGACGACGACGTCCGACAGCACCGCGGCATCCGCGAGGTCGAGGCCGAAAGCGTCGCGCTGATGATCGGTGCCGCGCACGGCATGGACACCACCGGGTACACGATCCCGTACGTCTCCACCTGGGCCGCCAGGGTAGACGGCCAAGAGCCCGCCAACGTGGTTCAAGCGACCGGCGAACGCGTGCGAAAGACCGTGCTGGCGATCCTCGACCAGCTCGACACACCCCAGGTGGGCGACGGCACCCCGCCCGGACTCGAACGTGACGCCGCGGTGCGTTCACCCGCGAGGCCCACGCAGGCGGCCACGGTGTCGTCGTTGGCTGAATCGGACCGTCCCTCAGGGGTGCCGGTGCTGGCAGGGCGGGAGCTGTGA
- a CDS encoding bifunctional DNA primase/polymerase has protein sequence MTEPPDFTRALLRASGAATLAVAARNLALAGVPVFPCAPDGKQPITPHGFRDATTRVAEVATWWSRTPEANLGVPTGGTSGMVVVDVDVHGRADGRIAFDRANRAGLVGGWALLVRTPSGGLHAFYAATPGVEQRSWQAAAAGVDFRGDGGYIIVPPSERVIDDVPTRYEVVRASADRANVDAAGLREFLDPRLEPATLRTGVEVQGTDVARLAAWVAGRGEGERNRSLFWAACRLAENGVPTSDALDVLTTAASQAGLSEREITTTVRSAYRLVPPAPRSPSHPDPPTSGVRSAGWFERQRNPPPVASQRGRDL, from the coding sequence ATGACCGAGCCGCCGGATTTCACCAGGGCGCTGCTCCGCGCAAGTGGAGCAGCGACGCTGGCGGTCGCCGCCCGCAATCTGGCGCTGGCAGGAGTGCCGGTGTTTCCGTGCGCGCCGGATGGGAAACAGCCGATCACCCCGCACGGGTTCCGCGACGCGACCACCCGCGTGGCGGAGGTCGCGACGTGGTGGTCGCGGACCCCCGAGGCGAACCTGGGTGTCCCGACCGGCGGCACCTCCGGGATGGTCGTGGTGGATGTCGACGTGCATGGCCGCGCCGATGGGCGGATCGCGTTCGACCGCGCCAACCGCGCTGGACTGGTCGGCGGATGGGCGCTTCTGGTGCGGACTCCGTCGGGAGGGTTGCACGCCTTCTACGCTGCGACGCCGGGCGTCGAACAACGGTCGTGGCAGGCTGCCGCTGCCGGTGTCGATTTCCGGGGTGACGGCGGCTACATCATCGTGCCGCCCTCGGAGCGGGTCATCGACGACGTGCCGACTCGATACGAAGTGGTGAGGGCCAGCGCTGATCGCGCCAATGTTGATGCGGCCGGGCTGCGAGAGTTCCTTGATCCTCGCCTCGAACCCGCCACCCTTCGCACGGGCGTCGAGGTCCAAGGGACCGATGTTGCGCGACTGGCGGCATGGGTCGCCGGGCGGGGTGAGGGCGAACGGAACCGAAGCCTGTTCTGGGCGGCATGCCGCCTCGCGGAGAACGGCGTACCCACCTCCGATGCGCTCGATGTCCTCACCACTGCCGCAAGCCAAGCAGGGCTCAGCGAGCGAGAGATCACCACGACGGTGCGCTCCGCCTATCGCCTCGTTCCGCCCGCACCCCGTTCGCCGTCGCATCCGGACCCGCCGACAAGTGGCGTGCGTTCGGCGGGGTGGTTCGAGCGGCAACGCAACCCGCCGCCGGTCGCGTCCCAGCGAGGGCGGGACTTGTGA
- a CDS encoding helix-turn-helix domain-containing protein: MRAADGRRWAVVTAAAGTVFIAAGAFWLSFTSLADLAARSGIGAGQAWAWPLIVDGIIVVATVAVVALAGQRSAWYPWALLVGGALVSVTANAIHAVVAADADVPGVLAASVAAVPPVVLLAITHLTVILTRPAGTDTDRPAGASFSTVIADALPALPTADPQPPARGATATVVDRRALGSELREAGWSNKRIARELGVHPSTVGRWFAIAHLADTNDTSDERKETTP; the protein is encoded by the coding sequence ATGCGCGCCGCGGATGGGCGAAGGTGGGCGGTCGTGACGGCGGCGGCCGGGACGGTGTTCATCGCCGCCGGCGCGTTCTGGCTGTCGTTCACGTCGCTGGCCGACCTCGCCGCCCGCTCGGGGATCGGCGCCGGGCAGGCGTGGGCCTGGCCGCTGATCGTGGACGGCATCATCGTCGTCGCTACGGTCGCCGTCGTCGCACTGGCCGGGCAACGTTCTGCCTGGTACCCGTGGGCTCTCCTGGTCGGCGGCGCCCTCGTCTCGGTTACCGCCAACGCCATCCACGCCGTCGTTGCCGCGGACGCCGACGTACCGGGCGTGCTCGCGGCCTCCGTCGCGGCAGTGCCGCCCGTCGTGCTGCTCGCCATCACCCACTTGACCGTGATCCTCACTCGACCAGCCGGAACCGACACCGACCGACCCGCTGGTGCGTCGTTCTCGACGGTCATTGCGGATGCCTTGCCGGCGCTACCAACTGCTGATCCACAACCGCCTGCTCGCGGCGCGACGGCGACGGTCGTGGATCGCAGAGCTCTGGGGTCGGAGTTGCGCGAGGCGGGTTGGTCGAACAAGCGGATCGCCCGCGAACTCGGAGTGCATCCCTCGACGGTCGGCCGCTGGTTCGCCATCGCGCACCTGGCTGACACCAACGACACCTCCGACGAGCGGAAAGAGACAACCCCATGA